In Gammaproteobacteria bacterium, one DNA window encodes the following:
- a CDS encoding serine/threonine-protein kinase, whose amino-acid sequence MQDSENNPRPHPRQIGKYLIKSPIGEGRMGVVYAAYDPFVQRPVAIKTAHPIQATNATELHRHEDNFFLEAHAAGGLQHPHIVSVYDAGIDGDLRYIVMEYVQGKPLSYYVNPETRLPVKKVVDIAFKCALALDYAHRKGVVHRDIKPANILLTDDGIPKITDFGIARLDRSADVLRHRAVGSPYYMAPEQVRDFEAGPQSDLYSLGAVMYQLLTSELPFNADNYQDLVQQILNVETPAVRATRPDVPDALAYIVEKMLAKDVRKRYRSGQQVAHDLSSLFDNLRLVHSDIEFIERRDMLSDLDFFRDFSPEQIEEMMVASTWVQFGAGDTIINEGDIDDTFYIIVAGTAEVLKTQRSIAWLYKGDCFGEIGFLTEQQQRTASIVARSSLILMKVNAQQLGEVSAGCELQYYKAFTRTLISRLSQIDRTLMMGKSQ is encoded by the coding sequence ATGCAGGACTCAGAAAACAACCCCAGACCGCATCCGCGGCAGATCGGTAAGTATCTGATCAAATCCCCCATCGGCGAAGGCCGCATGGGGGTGGTCTACGCCGCCTACGATCCCTTCGTGCAGCGCCCGGTGGCCATCAAGACCGCCCACCCGATCCAGGCGACGAACGCGACCGAGCTGCATCGCCACGAGGACAATTTCTTTCTCGAGGCGCATGCCGCGGGTGGACTGCAGCACCCTCACATCGTGTCGGTTTACGATGCCGGCATCGACGGGGACCTGCGTTACATCGTGATGGAGTACGTGCAGGGCAAACCGTTGTCCTACTACGTCAATCCGGAGACGCGCCTGCCGGTCAAAAAGGTCGTGGATATCGCCTTCAAGTGTGCCCTGGCCCTCGACTACGCGCATCGCAAAGGGGTCGTGCACCGCGACATCAAGCCGGCCAACATCCTGCTGACCGACGACGGGATTCCGAAGATCACCGATTTCGGCATCGCCCGCCTGGACCGGTCGGCGGACGTGCTGCGCCATCGGGCGGTGGGGTCACCGTATTACATGGCGCCCGAACAGGTCAGGGACTTCGAGGCCGGCCCGCAAAGCGATCTGTATTCCCTGGGCGCCGTCATGTATCAGCTGCTGACCAGCGAACTGCCGTTCAACGCCGACAATTACCAGGACCTGGTGCAGCAGATCCTGAACGTGGAGACGCCCGCGGTACGCGCCACCCGCCCGGACGTGCCCGACGCGCTGGCCTACATCGTGGAGAAGATGCTGGCCAAGGACGTGCGCAAACGTTACCGGAGCGGGCAACAGGTGGCGCACGATCTCAGCAGCCTGTTCGACAACCTGCGTCTGGTGCATAGCGATATCGAGTTCATCGAGCGCCGCGACATGCTCAGTGATCTGGATTTTTTCCGGGATTTCAGCCCCGAGCAGATCGAAGAAATGATGGTGGCGTCCACCTGGGTGCAGTTCGGTGCGGGAGATACCATCATCAACGAAGGGGATATCGACGACACGTTTTATATTATCGTTGCAGGTACCGCCGAGGTGCTGAAGACCCAGCGTTCGATCGCGTGGTTGTACAAAGGGGATTGTTTCGGCGAGATCGGTTTTTTGACCGAGCAACAACAGCGCACCGCGAGCATCGTGGCGCGCAGTTCACTGATACTCATGAAGGTCAATGCACAGCAGCTTGGCGAAGTGTCCGCCGGGTGCGAGCTGCAATACTACAAGGCCTTCACGCGCACACTGATTTCGCGGTTGTCCCAGATCGACCGCACGTTGATGATGGGTAAATCGCAATGA
- the lpdA gene encoding dihydrolipoyl dehydrogenase, which translates to MSNIVEVKLPDIGDFKDVEIIEVLVKPGDAVQAEDSLITLESDKASMEIPAPQSGTVKEVLVKVGQRISKGAPIVKLEAAEAGKAAAAAPVEEEKAAPAAPAPQAASYGGDVDVQAEVLVLGSGPGGYTAAFRAADLGKKVVLVERYAKIGGVCLNVGCIPSKALLHTAQLINEAAEFAEHGVSFGPAKIDLDKLRGYKDGIVDRLTGGLKQLAKQRKVQIVTGYGRFTSPNTVEVESEDGSKQVVGFENAIIAAGSRVIKLPFIPWDDPRVMDSTDALEIGEVPKRLLVIGGGIIGLEMATVYNALGAKVTVVELADGLIPGADRDIIRPLEKRIRKQYENIYLKTKVTEVKAGKKGLTCRFEGKDAPETDTFDRVLVAIGRAPNGLLIDADKAGVAVDERGFIAVDKQQRTNVPHIFAIGDVVGQPMLAHKATHEGKVAAEVIAGMKSYFDARTIPSVAYTDPEVAWMGLTETEAKAQGIVYEKGAFPWAASGRSLSLGRDEGITKLLFDENKRVIGAGIVGPNAGELIAEAVLALEMGAEAEDIGLTIHPHPTLSETLNFAAEVAEGTVTDIYIPKRK; encoded by the coding sequence ATGAGCAACATCGTCGAAGTCAAACTTCCCGATATCGGTGACTTCAAGGACGTCGAGATCATCGAGGTCCTGGTCAAGCCCGGTGATGCGGTACAGGCCGAGGATTCCCTGATCACGCTGGAGTCCGACAAGGCCAGCATGGAGATTCCCGCGCCCCAGTCCGGCACCGTGAAAGAAGTACTGGTGAAGGTCGGGCAGCGCATCTCCAAGGGGGCGCCGATCGTCAAGCTGGAAGCCGCGGAGGCCGGCAAGGCGGCGGCAGCGGCTCCGGTGGAAGAAGAGAAGGCCGCCCCGGCGGCGCCTGCGCCGCAGGCCGCCAGCTACGGTGGCGATGTCGACGTGCAGGCCGAGGTGCTGGTGCTCGGCTCCGGCCCGGGCGGTTACACGGCCGCCTTCCGCGCCGCCGATCTCGGCAAGAAGGTCGTGCTGGTCGAACGCTATGCGAAAATCGGCGGTGTCTGCCTGAATGTCGGTTGTATTCCTTCCAAGGCGCTGCTGCATACCGCCCAGTTGATCAACGAGGCGGCCGAGTTCGCCGAGCACGGGGTCAGTTTCGGTCCGGCGAAGATCGATCTCGACAAGCTGCGCGGTTACAAGGACGGCATCGTGGATCGTCTCACCGGCGGTCTCAAGCAGCTGGCCAAGCAGCGCAAGGTGCAGATCGTCACCGGCTATGGCCGTTTCACCTCGCCCAACACGGTCGAGGTCGAGTCCGAGGATGGCAGCAAGCAGGTGGTGGGCTTCGAGAACGCCATCATCGCCGCCGGTTCGCGGGTGATCAAACTGCCCTTCATTCCATGGGACGATCCGCGGGTCATGGATTCCACCGACGCGCTGGAGATCGGGGAAGTGCCGAAGCGCCTGCTGGTGATCGGCGGTGGCATCATCGGCCTGGAGATGGCGACCGTCTACAACGCCCTGGGTGCCAAGGTAACGGTGGTGGAGCTGGCCGACGGCCTGATCCCCGGCGCCGACCGCGACATCATCCGTCCGCTGGAAAAGCGCATCCGCAAGCAGTACGAGAACATCTACCTCAAGACCAAGGTCACCGAGGTGAAGGCGGGCAAGAAGGGTCTGACCTGCCGCTTCGAGGGCAAGGATGCGCCCGAGACCGACACCTTCGATCGCGTCCTGGTGGCCATCGGGCGCGCGCCCAACGGCCTGCTCATCGACGCCGACAAGGCCGGCGTGGCGGTGGACGAGCGCGGCTTCATCGCCGTCGACAAGCAGCAGCGCACCAATGTCCCGCACATCTTCGCCATCGGTGACGTGGTGGGCCAGCCGATGCTGGCGCACAAGGCGACCCATGAAGGCAAGGTCGCGGCCGAGGTCATCGCAGGCATGAAGTCCTATTTCGACGCCCGCACCATTCCATCAGTGGCCTATACCGATCCGGAGGTCGCCTGGATGGGGCTGACCGAAACCGAAGCCAAGGCGCAGGGCATCGTCTACGAGAAGGGCGCCTTCCCCTGGGCTGCCAGCGGGCGCTCCCTGTCGCTGGGGCGCGACGAGGGGATCACCAAGCTGCTGTTCGACGAGAACAAGCGCGTGATCGGAGCGGGGATCGTCGGGCCCAACGCCGGCGAGCTGATCGCCGAGGCGGTGCTGGCCCTGGAGATGGGTGCCGAGGCAGAGGACATCGGGCTCACCATCCATCCGCACCCGACCCTGTCCGAGACCCTGAACTTCGCCGCCGAGGTGGCCGAGGGGACGGTGACGGATATCTATATCCCCAAGCGCAAGTAA
- the mpl gene encoding UDP-N-acetylmuramate:L-alanyl-gamma-D-glutamyl-meso-diaminopimelate ligase, with protein MHIHILGICGTFMGGIALLAREAGHEVSGSDANVYPPMSTQLETQGIRLQEGFDPAHLEPVPDAVVVGNVMSRGNPMVEAVLNRSLPYTSGPQWLYEQVLRDRWVLAVAGTHGKTTTSSMLAWILDYAGLEPGFLIGGVPENFGVSARLGGSRFFVVEADEYDTAFFDKRSKFVHYRPRTLVMNNLEFDHADIFPDLAAIQRQFHHLVRMVPGEGLIVRPAQDPHLDEVLAMGCWTPVERFSLDGAADFEVRLTAPDGSGFELRVGGERVGETNWDLLGAHNVSNALAAIAAARHVGVPPAVALEALARFRNVKRRLELYAEVDGVRVYDDFAHHPTAIRATLGALRAKVGQGRILAILEPRSNTMRLGVHAGQLSDALSGADRVFVFRPADLQWDLAAAVAPLGERVDVEDDLDRLLEAVLARVQRGDHILIMSNGGFGGLHGRLAKALAGAVQ; from the coding sequence ATGCACATTCACATTCTCGGTATTTGCGGCACCTTCATGGGCGGCATCGCACTGCTCGCGCGCGAGGCCGGCCACGAGGTGAGCGGCTCGGACGCCAACGTCTATCCCCCCATGAGCACGCAGCTCGAAACCCAGGGTATCCGCCTGCAGGAAGGCTTCGATCCCGCCCACCTCGAGCCTGTGCCCGATGCCGTGGTGGTCGGCAACGTCATGTCACGTGGCAATCCGATGGTCGAGGCGGTGCTCAACCGCAGCCTGCCGTATACCTCCGGACCCCAGTGGCTTTACGAGCAGGTGCTGCGGGATCGGTGGGTGCTGGCGGTCGCGGGCACGCACGGCAAGACCACCACCAGCAGCATGCTGGCCTGGATCCTCGACTATGCTGGTCTGGAACCCGGCTTTCTGATCGGCGGGGTGCCCGAGAATTTCGGCGTTTCCGCCCGCCTGGGCGGCAGCCGCTTCTTCGTGGTCGAGGCGGACGAATACGATACGGCCTTTTTCGACAAGCGTTCCAAGTTCGTTCATTACCGGCCTCGCACCCTGGTCATGAACAACCTCGAATTCGACCATGCGGATATCTTTCCCGATCTGGCCGCCATTCAGCGCCAGTTCCATCACCTGGTGCGAATGGTGCCCGGCGAGGGACTGATCGTCCGCCCCGCGCAGGATCCTCACCTCGATGAGGTGCTGGCGATGGGCTGCTGGACGCCCGTGGAACGGTTCTCCCTGGATGGCGCGGCCGATTTCGAGGTCCGGCTGACCGCGCCGGACGGGTCCGGGTTCGAACTGCGGGTGGGCGGCGAGCGGGTCGGCGAGACGAACTGGGACCTGCTCGGAGCCCATAACGTGAGCAATGCCCTTGCCGCCATCGCGGCCGCCCGGCACGTCGGCGTGCCGCCTGCCGTGGCGTTGGAAGCGCTGGCGCGCTTTCGCAACGTGAAACGGCGTCTGGAGCTGTATGCGGAGGTGGACGGCGTGCGGGTGTACGACGATTTCGCCCACCATCCGACGGCGATCCGCGCCACGCTCGGTGCCCTGCGTGCCAAGGTCGGGCAGGGGCGCATACTCGCTATTCTGGAACCGCGCTCCAATACCATGCGCCTCGGTGTCCATGCCGGGCAGTTGAGTGATGCCCTGAGCGGGGCGGACCGGGTTTTCGTGTTCCGGCCCGCAGATCTGCAGTGGGATCTCGCCGCGGCGGTGGCTCCGCTGGGGGAGCGGGTGGATGTCGAGGACGATCTCGACCGGCTGCTGGAGGCCGTACTGGCCCGGGTACAGCGAGGGGATCATATCCTGATCATGAGCAACGGCGGTTTCGGCGGCCTGCACGGCCGGTTAGCCAAGGCCCTGGCCGGTGCCGTACAGTAG
- a CDS encoding EAL domain-containing protein: MKSIATLFMAVLLAVVVVAHGAETRQVRVGVLAYRGDAMTQRNWTPTIRYLSKAIPGYSFTLVPLNNNDIEQKVANHMVDFVLTNPGSYITLQSRYGVNRILTMVRRTDAGPLTEFGAVIFTRADRHDIRTLQDLRDKRFAAVHPDGFGGWWMAKQTLIEHGINPERAFRSLSFRGLPQRKIVSAVLRGTVDAGTVRTGVLEALINQGVIKAGDIRVLNPRHVAGFPYMLSTRLYPEWPLAVTSRVPLQLAREVASALLFLQPDSRINQAASIEGWTIPLRYSSVRNMMQTLRVGPYKDLGNVTVRQAVDNAWPLLLLMVTGILGGFIMYMMYMNQRVRSARRRLSDTLHSIGDAVVTTNSHGVIEYINPSGEALSGLDKSDARGRDYRRIFPLYDDKTGEALDDLIGPFRRREGDAHRYQDALLRDGEGKEHAVKVTTSPIRSVGGKARGYVLVIHDVSELRSLASQLNYQATHDPLTEMYNRREFEKQLDELQLSISDHSGEHVLCYLDLDHFKVVNDTCGHMAGDVMLKQVATVLQGKIRNSDTLARLGGDEFGILLRDCSLDKAKEIGETLCNTLAAYPFKWDGKSFSVGGSMGIVPLDTLHDAIDLMRAADTACYVAKEQGGGRVHVYVADDVDLARHHGEMAWVQRLTEAFEHDRLQLYCHSMQKLCDGNPTRSRYEILIRLVEEGELILPGEFLPAAERFRLMPTIDRWVVRTAFQFIAKAGFRHKPHAPIFFINLSGQSLADEYFLGFVRDQLKQQGIDPAMICFEITETAAIANLDAAAELVQGFKNMGCQLALDDFGSGLSSFAYLRRLPVDYLKIDGSFVRDLLHDVVSAAMVKSTLQIGRVMGIETVAEYCETDEILAHLKEIGVDYAQGDAVGKPIPLTEIPESAGAAEGAG; encoded by the coding sequence ATGAAAAGTATTGCCACCCTGTTCATGGCCGTACTTCTGGCCGTGGTGGTCGTCGCCCACGGTGCGGAGACGCGACAGGTAAGGGTGGGCGTTCTGGCCTATCGCGGCGATGCCATGACGCAGCGGAACTGGACGCCGACCATCCGTTATCTCTCCAAGGCCATTCCCGGCTACAGCTTCACCCTCGTACCACTGAACAACAACGATATCGAGCAGAAGGTCGCCAACCACATGGTGGACTTCGTGCTCACCAATCCCGGTTCGTACATTACCCTGCAGAGCCGTTATGGCGTGAACCGTATTCTCACCATGGTGCGCCGGACCGATGCGGGACCGTTGACCGAGTTCGGCGCCGTCATCTTCACGCGCGCCGACCGTCACGACATCCGTACCTTGCAGGATCTGCGCGACAAGCGCTTCGCGGCCGTGCATCCGGACGGGTTCGGCGGATGGTGGATGGCCAAGCAGACTCTGATCGAGCACGGCATCAATCCGGAGCGGGCGTTCCGGTCATTGAGTTTCCGGGGGCTTCCACAGCGCAAGATTGTATCCGCCGTGCTGCGCGGGACGGTGGATGCCGGCACGGTGCGGACCGGCGTACTGGAGGCCCTGATCAACCAGGGCGTCATCAAGGCCGGGGATATCCGGGTGCTGAATCCCAGGCATGTCGCGGGATTCCCCTATATGTTGAGCACCCGGCTTTATCCGGAATGGCCGCTGGCGGTGACATCGCGGGTACCGTTGCAGCTTGCGCGCGAGGTGGCCAGCGCCCTGTTGTTTCTTCAGCCCGACAGCCGCATCAATCAGGCGGCGAGCATCGAGGGATGGACCATTCCGCTGCGCTACAGCAGCGTGAGAAACATGATGCAAACCCTGCGTGTGGGACCCTACAAGGATCTGGGGAACGTGACGGTGCGCCAGGCGGTGGACAATGCCTGGCCCCTGCTGTTGCTGATGGTAACCGGTATCCTCGGGGGGTTCATCATGTACATGATGTACATGAATCAGCGGGTCAGGAGTGCGCGCCGGCGCTTGTCGGATACCCTGCATTCCATCGGCGATGCGGTGGTGACGACCAACTCGCATGGCGTTATCGAATACATCAACCCGTCCGGTGAGGCGTTGTCGGGACTCGACAAGTCCGACGCCAGGGGACGGGATTACCGCAGGATTTTTCCGCTATACGACGACAAGACCGGTGAGGCGCTGGACGACCTGATCGGACCTTTCCGGAGGAGGGAAGGCGATGCGCACCGCTATCAGGATGCGTTGCTGCGCGATGGCGAGGGCAAAGAGCATGCCGTGAAGGTCACCACCTCGCCGATACGTTCGGTGGGTGGCAAGGCGCGGGGTTACGTGCTTGTCATTCATGACGTCAGCGAGCTGCGCAGCCTGGCAAGTCAGCTCAATTACCAGGCGACGCACGATCCGCTGACCGAGATGTACAACCGGCGGGAGTTCGAGAAGCAGCTCGATGAACTCCAGCTCAGCATTTCAGACCATAGTGGGGAGCATGTTCTGTGCTACCTCGATCTCGATCATTTTAAGGTCGTCAACGATACCTGCGGCCATATGGCGGGTGACGTGATGCTCAAACAGGTGGCGACGGTATTGCAGGGGAAGATCCGCAACAGCGACACCCTGGCGCGTCTGGGCGGAGATGAATTCGGCATCCTGTTGCGCGACTGCAGTCTGGACAAGGCGAAGGAGATCGGAGAGACGCTGTGTAACACGCTGGCAGCCTATCCGTTCAAATGGGACGGCAAATCGTTTTCGGTCGGCGGCAGCATGGGCATCGTTCCCCTGGATACGTTGCATGATGCGATCGACCTCATGCGCGCCGCGGACACGGCCTGCTATGTGGCCAAGGAGCAGGGCGGTGGCCGGGTGCACGTCTACGTGGCGGATGACGTCGATCTGGCACGGCACCATGGGGAGATGGCCTGGGTGCAGCGCCTGACCGAGGCATTCGAGCACGACAGGCTGCAGCTCTACTGCCATTCGATGCAGAAATTGTGCGACGGCAATCCCACACGATCCCGGTATGAAATCCTGATTCGCCTGGTTGAAGAAGGCGAGCTGATTTTGCCGGGTGAGTTTCTTCCGGCAGCCGAACGTTTCCGGTTAATGCCGACCATTGACCGGTGGGTGGTGCGTACGGCCTTTCAATTCATCGCGAAAGCAGGGTTCAGGCACAAACCGCATGCCCCCATCTTTTTCATCAATCTGTCGGGCCAATCCCTGGCGGATGAATATTTCCTGGGTTTCGTACGCGACCAGCTGAAGCAGCAGGGAATCGACCCGGCGATGATCTGTTTCGAGATTACCGAAACGGCGGCTATCGCGAATCTCGACGCGGCCGCGGAACTGGTGCAGGGTTTCAAAAACATGGGTTGCCAGCTGGCACTGGACGATTTCGGCAGCGGGCTTAGCTCCTTTGCTTATTTGCGGCGCCTCCCGGTGGATTATCTGAAGATCGACGGGAGTTTCGTGCGCGATTTGTTGCATGACGTCGTCAGTGCGGCGATGGTGAAGTCCACGCTGCAGATCGGGCGGGTCATGGGGATCGAGACCGTTGCGGAATATTGTGAAACGGACGAAATTCTGGCCCATCTCAAGGAAATCGGGGTGGATTACGCCCAGGGCGATGCGGTGGGCAAGCCGATTCCTCTGACGGAGATTCCGGAAAGTGCGGGTGCCGCCGAAGGAGCTGGGTGA
- a CDS encoding VacJ family lipoprotein, which yields MRNALAIIVVILFLTGLNGCATVPPGQQDARDPWQSYNRGMYAFNDALDKAVMKPVARGYLKITPQFVQTGIGNFFSNFDDFVVLTNDILQLKGQQAASDLSRIVWNTTVGLGGFLDVASSMGMPKHNEDFGQTLGYWGVPSGPYLVLPFFGPSDLRDAPSMVVDLYTDPTIFTQQGDVRWGLFAINAVQTRAALLPAEKLLLTDSIDPYATLRDAYLQRRKYLVYDGHPPQSNSLQQELENLD from the coding sequence ATGCGGAACGCGCTGGCAATCATTGTGGTGATCCTGTTTCTGACGGGGCTGAACGGCTGCGCCACCGTTCCGCCCGGACAGCAGGATGCGCGCGACCCGTGGCAAAGCTACAACCGCGGCATGTATGCCTTCAACGACGCCCTGGACAAGGCCGTGATGAAGCCGGTGGCCAGGGGATATCTGAAGATCACCCCGCAATTCGTGCAAACCGGCATCGGCAATTTCTTTTCCAATTTCGACGATTTCGTGGTGCTGACCAACGATATCCTGCAGCTCAAGGGGCAGCAGGCCGCCTCCGACCTTTCCAGGATCGTATGGAATACCACCGTCGGCCTGGGGGGCTTTCTGGATGTCGCCTCGTCGATGGGCATGCCCAAGCACAACGAGGATTTCGGCCAGACCCTGGGTTACTGGGGCGTGCCGAGCGGACCGTATCTGGTGCTTCCGTTCTTCGGCCCCAGCGACCTGCGCGACGCACCTTCCATGGTGGTGGACCTGTACACCGACCCGACCATATTCACTCAGCAGGGCGACGTGCGTTGGGGATTGTTTGCCATCAATGCGGTCCAGACCCGGGCGGCCTTGCTGCCGGCCGAAAAGCTCCTGCTCACCGATTCGATCGACCCTTACGCGACCCTGCGCGACGCCTACCTGCAGCGGCGCAAATACCTGGTGTACGACGGGCATCCCCCGCAAAGCAACAGCCTGCAGCAGGAACTGGAGAATCTGGATTGA
- a CDS encoding argininosuccinate synthase, with amino-acid sequence MSSKPAIKKVVLAYSGGLDTSVILKWLQETYQCEVVTFTADIGQGEEVEPARAKAQQMGVSSIYIDDLREEFVRDFVFPMFRANTIYEGEYLLGTSIARPLIAKRLVEIANETGADAISHGATGKGNDQVRFELGAYALRPDIQVIAPWREWDLNSREKLLAYAEQHGIPIEQKRGKKSPYSMDANLLHISYEGGILEEPWNEPEEDMWRWSVAPEQAPDQATYLEIRYENGDPVALDGKRMSPAELLATLNRVGGDNGVGRLDIVENRYVGMKSRGCYETPGGTILLKAHRAIESITLDREVAHLKDELMPRYASLIYNGYWWSPERRMMQEMIDNSQQHVNGDVRVKLYKGNVTVVGRRSETDSLFDASIATFEDDAGAYNQQDAEGFIRLNALRLRIAGRRR; translated from the coding sequence ATGTCGAGCAAACCTGCCATCAAGAAAGTCGTGCTCGCCTACTCCGGCGGGCTGGATACCTCGGTCATTCTCAAATGGCTGCAGGAGACCTATCAGTGCGAGGTGGTGACCTTCACCGCCGATATCGGCCAGGGCGAGGAGGTGGAGCCCGCGCGCGCCAAGGCGCAGCAGATGGGGGTCTCCTCGATTTACATCGACGACCTGCGCGAGGAATTCGTGCGCGACTTCGTGTTTCCGATGTTTCGGGCCAACACCATCTACGAAGGTGAGTACCTGCTCGGCACCTCCATCGCCCGGCCGCTGATCGCCAAGCGCCTGGTGGAGATCGCCAACGAGACCGGCGCCGATGCCATCTCGCACGGCGCGACCGGCAAGGGCAACGACCAGGTGCGTTTCGAGCTGGGCGCCTACGCGTTGCGGCCGGACATCCAGGTGATCGCGCCCTGGCGCGAATGGGACCTCAATTCGCGCGAAAAGCTGCTCGCCTACGCCGAGCAGCACGGCATTCCTATCGAACAGAAGCGCGGCAAGAAATCGCCTTATTCGATGGACGCCAACCTGCTGCATATCTCCTACGAGGGTGGGATTCTGGAGGAACCCTGGAACGAGCCCGAGGAAGACATGTGGCGCTGGAGCGTGGCGCCGGAGCAGGCCCCGGACCAGGCGACCTATCTGGAGATCCGCTACGAAAACGGCGACCCGGTCGCGCTGGACGGGAAGCGCATGAGCCCGGCCGAGCTGCTGGCCACCCTTAACCGGGTGGGCGGAGACAACGGCGTCGGCCGTCTCGATATCGTGGAAAACCGATACGTGGGCATGAAGTCGCGCGGCTGCTACGAAACGCCCGGCGGCACCATCCTGCTCAAGGCGCACCGGGCCATCGAGTCCATCACCCTCGACCGCGAGGTGGCGCATCTCAAGGACGAACTGATGCCGCGCTACGCCAGCCTGATCTACAACGGCTACTGGTGGAGCCCGGAGCGGCGCATGATGCAGGAGATGATCGACAACTCCCAGCAGCACGTGAACGGCGATGTGCGCGTCAAGCTCTATAAGGGCAACGTGACCGTCGTCGGGCGCCGCTCCGAGACCGACAGCCTGTTCGATGCCAGTATCGCGACCTTCGAAGACGATGCCGGTGCCTACAATCAGCAGGACGCCGAGGGCTTTATTCGCCTCAATGCGTTGCGTCTGCGCATTGCCGGCCGGCGGCGCTGA
- the aceF gene encoding dihydrolipoyllysine-residue acetyltransferase, which translates to MATKEITVPDIGDFKDVEIIEVLVKPGDSVQAEDSLITLESDKASMEIPSSDTGLVKEIKVKVGDHVSTGSTILVLETEAGAANDSAAAVPQPEAAKSEPAAAPALAPEPAPAKQPEPAQQAAPQPARPSPTAQFDETRFSKAHASPAVRRFARELGVDLGLVQGSGPKERILREDVQQFVKRALAQGTGGGLGVAPLPEIDFSAFGPIETQPLTKINKLTGQNLHRNWVTIPHVTQFDQADITELDAFRKQLAAEYKDKGIKITFLAFLMKAVVSALKEFPRFNASLDSTDENLIVKNYYHIGIAVDTPDGLVVPVIRDVDRKTLVDIAKELMDVSEKARDKKLKPADMQGGCFTISSLGGIGGSAFTPIINAPEVAILGVSRANMQPVWDGKEFAPRLILPISLSYDHRVIDGALGARFTTFLSALLSDMRRMLL; encoded by the coding sequence ATGGCGACCAAAGAAATCACCGTGCCGGATATCGGCGACTTCAAGGATGTCGAGATCATCGAGGTCCTCGTCAAGCCCGGCGACTCGGTACAGGCTGAGGATTCCCTGATCACCCTGGAGTCCGACAAGGCCAGTATGGAGATCCCGTCCTCCGACACGGGTCTCGTCAAGGAAATCAAGGTCAAAGTTGGCGACCATGTGTCGACCGGCTCGACCATCCTGGTGCTCGAGACGGAGGCCGGTGCCGCGAACGACAGCGCTGCCGCGGTGCCGCAGCCCGAGGCGGCCAAGTCGGAACCGGCTGCCGCACCGGCGCTTGCCCCCGAACCTGCACCGGCCAAACAACCTGAACCGGCCCAGCAGGCGGCGCCTCAACCGGCGCGGCCGTCGCCGACCGCCCAGTTCGACGAGACGCGTTTCAGCAAGGCGCATGCCTCCCCGGCGGTGCGGCGTTTCGCCCGCGAGCTGGGCGTGGACCTGGGACTGGTGCAGGGCAGCGGACCCAAGGAGCGCATCCTGCGCGAGGACGTGCAACAGTTCGTCAAGCGTGCCCTCGCCCAGGGTACGGGCGGCGGGCTGGGCGTGGCGCCTTTGCCGGAAATCGATTTCAGCGCCTTCGGCCCCATCGAAACCCAGCCGCTGACCAAGATCAACAAGCTCACCGGTCAGAACCTGCACCGCAACTGGGTGACGATTCCCCACGTTACGCAATTCGATCAGGCCGACATCACCGAACTCGACGCCTTCCGCAAGCAGCTGGCCGCGGAGTACAAGGACAAGGGCATCAAGATCACCTTCCTGGCCTTTTTGATGAAGGCGGTGGTCTCCGCGCTCAAGGAGTTCCCGCGTTTCAATGCCTCCCTGGACTCGACGGACGAGAACCTCATCGTCAAGAACTACTATCACATCGGCATTGCGGTGGACACGCCCGACGGGCTGGTGGTGCCGGTGATCCGGGACGTGGACCGCAAGACCCTGGTCGACATTGCCAAGGAGCTGATGGACGTTTCCGAAAAGGCGCGTGACAAGAAGCTCAAACCCGCGGACATGCAGGGCGGCTGTTTCACCATCTCCAGCCTGGGCGGCATCGGTGGCAGCGCCTTCACGCCGATCATCAACGCGCCCGAGGTGGCCATTCTGGGTGTCTCGCGCGCCAACATGCAGCCGGTCTGGGACGGCAAGGAATTCGCGCCGCGCCTGATCCTGCCGATCTCACTGTCCTACGATCACCGGGTGATCGATGGGGCGTTGGGCGCGCGCTTCACGACATTCCTGTCCGCCCTGCTGTCGGACATGCGGCGGATGCTGCTGTAA